A window of the Bradyrhizobium ottawaense genome harbors these coding sequences:
- a CDS encoding ABC transporter permease/substrate-binding protein produces MSLSSDPRWGEALGHLPDYLGNHVRVSVTALALGLLVSLPLAILSRHRPVLRGALLGLASIVQTVPGLALLALFYPLLLALAALSLSWFGVGFSAFGFLPAVLALALYSMLPVLRNTITGLQGVDAAILEAAQGVGMTPRQSLFTVELPLALPVMMAGIRTSAVWVIGTATLSTPIGQTSLGNYIFAGLQTQNWVFVLFGCLAAAVLALAVDQLLALIEDGLRLRSRLRIALGGVAIACLVAATLVPSMARSQSSYVVGAKTFTEQYVLSALMAQRLQAAGLAATSREGLGSNVIFDALAGNDIDVYVDYSGTLWANQFHHNDIKPREELLVELKTTLAAQNITLLGQLGFENAYALVMPRKRAEQLGIRTVADLASRAPGMSIAADYEFFSRPEWAGLRKAYGLSFRAQRQMQPDFMYAAAASGEVDVIAGYTSDGLIAKYDLVVLDDVRHAIPPYDAMVLLAPKRAGDQALRDALQPLLGKITIATMREANLRAAGNDATSSPDAVARWLWEKIGK; encoded by the coding sequence ATGAGTCTGTCCTCCGATCCGCGCTGGGGCGAGGCGTTGGGCCACCTGCCTGATTATCTCGGCAACCATGTCCGCGTCAGCGTCACCGCGCTGGCGCTCGGTCTTCTCGTCAGCCTGCCGCTTGCTATCCTGTCGCGCCATCGGCCGGTGCTGCGCGGCGCGCTGCTGGGTCTCGCCAGCATCGTGCAGACGGTGCCGGGGCTCGCTTTGCTGGCGCTGTTCTATCCGCTGCTGCTGGCGCTGGCGGCGCTCTCGCTGTCCTGGTTCGGGGTCGGTTTTTCCGCCTTCGGATTTCTCCCCGCGGTGCTGGCGCTGGCGCTCTATTCGATGCTGCCGGTGCTGCGCAACACCATCACCGGCTTGCAGGGCGTCGATGCCGCGATCCTGGAGGCGGCGCAGGGCGTCGGCATGACGCCGCGGCAGTCGCTGTTCACGGTCGAACTGCCGCTGGCGCTGCCGGTCATGATGGCGGGAATTCGGACCTCCGCGGTCTGGGTGATCGGCACCGCGACGCTGTCGACGCCGATCGGGCAGACCAGCCTGGGCAACTATATCTTTGCGGGACTGCAGACCCAGAACTGGGTGTTCGTGCTGTTCGGCTGCCTCGCCGCCGCCGTGCTGGCGCTGGCGGTCGACCAGTTGCTGGCGCTGATCGAAGACGGCCTGCGCCTGCGCAGCCGCCTGCGGATCGCACTCGGCGGCGTCGCCATCGCCTGCCTGGTCGCGGCGACGCTGGTGCCTTCCATGGCCCGCTCGCAATCGAGTTACGTCGTCGGCGCCAAGACCTTTACCGAGCAGTATGTATTGTCGGCGCTGATGGCGCAGCGGCTGCAGGCGGCCGGGCTCGCCGCCACCTCGCGCGAGGGCCTCGGCTCCAACGTGATCTTCGACGCGCTGGCGGGCAACGATATCGACGTCTATGTCGACTATTCCGGCACGCTATGGGCCAATCAATTCCACCACAACGACATCAAACCGCGCGAGGAGCTGCTCGTCGAGCTGAAGACCACGCTCGCCGCCCAGAACATCACGTTGCTCGGCCAGCTCGGTTTCGAAAACGCCTATGCGCTGGTGATGCCGCGCAAGCGCGCCGAGCAACTCGGCATCCGCACCGTCGCCGATCTCGCCTCTCGCGCTCCCGGGATGTCGATCGCCGCCGACTACGAATTTTTCTCGCGCCCCGAATGGGCCGGACTGAGGAAGGCCTATGGCCTCTCGTTCCGCGCCCAGCGGCAGATGCAGCCGGACTTCATGTATGCGGCGGCCGCATCCGGCGAGGTCGACGTGATCGCGGGCTACACCAGCGACGGGCTGATCGCCAAATACGATCTGGTGGTGCTCGACGACGTCAGGCACGCGATCCCGCCTTACGACGCGATGGTGCTGCTGGCGCCGAAACGCGCCGGCGACCAGGCGCTGCGCGACGCGCTGCAGCCGCTGCTCGGCAAGATCACCATCGCCACCATGCGCGAAGCCAATCTGCGCGCCGCCGGCAACGACGCGACGAGTTCGCCCGACGCGGTGGCGCGCTGGCTGTGGGAGAAGATCGGCAAGTGA
- a CDS encoding ATP-binding cassette domain-containing protein, with product MPPAPLIAYADVAKTFDGGRVVAVDDVSLGVAEGEFLAIVGGSGSGKTTLLRLTNRLIEADRGTIKVEGEDIGNLDPIGLRRRIGYVFQSGGLFPHIDVAGNIGITPKLLGTPADEIAARVDELLDLVRLDRKDYRDRLPHELSGGQRQRVGVARALAAKPRIVLMDEPFGALDPLTRDALGDDYRALHQKLGLTTVMITHDMTEAILLADRVAVMRGGRLLAEGTPAELSRSGDAYVGELLRTPRRQAERLSALLPRDGAA from the coding sequence ATGCCGCCTGCTCCCCTCATCGCCTATGCGGATGTCGCCAAGACCTTCGACGGCGGCCGCGTGGTTGCAGTTGACGACGTCTCGCTTGGGGTCGCCGAGGGCGAATTCCTGGCCATTGTCGGCGGCTCCGGCTCGGGCAAGACCACACTGTTGCGGCTGACGAACCGGCTGATCGAGGCCGACCGCGGGACCATCAAGGTCGAGGGCGAGGATATCGGCAACCTGGACCCGATCGGGCTGCGCCGGCGGATCGGCTATGTCTTTCAGAGCGGCGGGCTGTTTCCACATATCGACGTCGCCGGCAATATTGGAATTACCCCAAAACTGCTGGGAACGCCGGCCGATGAAATCGCCGCGCGGGTCGATGAGCTGCTCGATCTGGTGCGGCTTGACCGCAAAGACTATCGCGACCGGCTGCCGCATGAACTCTCCGGTGGCCAACGCCAGCGCGTCGGAGTAGCGCGGGCGCTCGCCGCCAAACCGCGCATCGTGCTGATGGACGAGCCGTTCGGCGCGCTCGATCCCCTCACCCGCGATGCGCTCGGCGACGACTATCGCGCGCTGCATCAGAAGTTGGGCCTGACCACGGTCATGATCACCCACGACATGACCGAGGCGATCCTGCTGGCCGACCGCGTCGCGGTCATGCGCGGCGGGCGGCTGTTGGCGGAGGGCACGCCGGCGGAGCTCTCTCGTAGCGGCGACGCCTATGTCGGCGAACTCCTGCGCACGCCGCGGCGGCAGGCCGAGCGGCTGAGCGCCTTGCTGCCGCGGGACGGTGCGGCATGA
- a CDS encoding ABC transporter ATP-binding protein: MDTVQPTAIALEDATVAFRLAGDRVYTAVEQADLSVAHGEFVAIVGPTGCGKSTLLNVAAGLLKPAAGSVKIFDQPLHGLNRDAGYLFQADALFPWKTAIDNVAIGLEISGAPREQALQRAQGWLTSVGLGAFGNRYPHMLSGGQRKRVGLAQVLIRDPKILLMDEPFGPLDAQTRQIMGNLLLELWNADRKAVLFVTHDLEEAIALADRVVIMSAGPSARIIGDWRVALPRPRDISEIRMEKEFHSLHREIWSVLKDEVLKGYAQSAAG; the protein is encoded by the coding sequence GTGGATACGGTACAGCCGACGGCGATCGCGCTCGAAGACGCGACGGTGGCATTCCGGCTGGCCGGGGACCGGGTCTATACCGCCGTGGAACAGGCCGATCTTTCGGTCGCCCATGGCGAATTCGTCGCCATCGTCGGCCCCACCGGCTGCGGGAAATCCACGCTGCTCAATGTCGCGGCCGGGCTGCTGAAGCCCGCGGCGGGATCGGTGAAGATCTTCGACCAGCCGCTTCACGGCCTGAACCGGGATGCCGGCTATCTGTTTCAGGCCGATGCGCTGTTCCCATGGAAGACCGCGATCGACAACGTCGCCATCGGGCTCGAGATATCGGGTGCGCCACGCGAGCAGGCGCTGCAGCGCGCGCAGGGCTGGCTGACGTCGGTGGGGCTTGGTGCGTTCGGCAACCGCTATCCGCACATGCTGTCGGGCGGCCAGCGCAAGCGCGTCGGCCTCGCGCAGGTCCTGATCCGCGATCCCAAGATTCTCTTGATGGATGAGCCGTTCGGTCCGCTCGACGCCCAGACCCGGCAGATCATGGGCAACCTGCTGCTGGAACTGTGGAACGCCGACCGCAAGGCAGTGTTGTTCGTCACCCACGATCTGGAGGAAGCGATCGCGCTGGCCGACCGCGTCGTCATCATGTCGGCGGGACCAAGCGCGCGCATCATCGGCGACTGGCGGGTGGCGCTGCCGCGGCCGCGCGACATTTCCGAAATCCGCATGGAAAAGGAATTTCACTCGCTGCACCGTGAGATATGGAGTGTCTTGAAGGACGAGGTGTTGAAGGGCTACGCACAATCAGCTGCCGGGTGA
- a CDS encoding YbhB/YbcL family Raf kinase inhibitor-like protein produces the protein MSGRGSIFAGAVVLAAFCGAQQASAQGVFTLSSPSFKDGERLATKNAGNNKSNPNCVGENISPALNWSNPPEGTKSYALMMFDPEGRPPGGVSHWVAYGIAPSVTGFAEGEVSKPSDKYVGGIGTNKFNFYTGPCTPAGPLHHYTFTLIATDLEPTALKEGMTRDELIKALDGHAKQATGLIGIFSKP, from the coding sequence ATGTCGGGACGTGGTTCGATTTTCGCTGGCGCCGTGGTGTTGGCGGCCTTCTGCGGCGCGCAGCAGGCGAGTGCGCAGGGTGTGTTCACGCTGAGTTCGCCGAGCTTCAAGGACGGCGAGCGGCTGGCGACCAAGAACGCCGGCAATAACAAGTCCAATCCGAATTGCGTCGGCGAAAATATTTCGCCCGCGCTGAACTGGTCCAACCCGCCCGAGGGTACCAAGAGCTATGCGCTGATGATGTTCGATCCCGAAGGGCGTCCGCCCGGCGGCGTCAGCCACTGGGTGGCCTATGGCATTGCGCCCTCCGTCACCGGTTTCGCCGAAGGCGAAGTCTCCAAGCCGAGCGACAAATATGTCGGCGGCATCGGCACCAACAAGTTCAATTTCTACACCGGCCCCTGCACCCCGGCCGGGCCGTTGCATCACTACACCTTCACGCTGATCGCGACTGATCTTGAGCCGACCGCGCTCAAGGAAGGCATGACGCGCGACGAATTGATCAAGGCGCTCGACGGCCACGCCAAGCAGGCGACCGGTCTGATCGGTATTTTCTCCAAGCCATGA
- a CDS encoding ABC transporter permease: MSRIRLLSLQILVAVVALGLWQFFATVPVFGRMWLPPFFFSNPVDVFSQIVHWFATGVIWKHLVITLWESTLAFVIGSLGGVLVGFWFARQPRVAAVFDPYVKMFNALPRVVLAPIFTLWLGLGIWSKVALGVTLVFFIVFFNVYQGVKEVSNTVLDNGRMLGMNERQLTRHVYWPSALSWMFSSLHTSVGFAVVGAVVGEYLGSAAGLGYLIQQAEGVFDVAAVFAGMFVLSAFVILIDMVVTVVERRLLVWRPTASESRG; encoded by the coding sequence GTGTCGAGGATCAGGCTCCTCTCACTACAGATATTGGTCGCGGTCGTCGCTCTCGGGCTATGGCAGTTCTTCGCCACGGTTCCGGTGTTCGGCCGCATGTGGCTGCCACCGTTTTTCTTCTCCAACCCGGTCGACGTCTTCAGCCAGATCGTTCATTGGTTCGCGACCGGGGTGATCTGGAAGCACCTCGTCATCACGCTGTGGGAATCGACCCTGGCGTTCGTGATCGGCTCGCTGGGCGGCGTCCTGGTCGGGTTCTGGTTTGCGCGACAGCCGCGCGTCGCCGCGGTGTTCGATCCCTATGTGAAAATGTTTAACGCACTGCCGCGCGTGGTGCTGGCGCCGATCTTCACGCTGTGGCTGGGGCTCGGCATCTGGTCCAAGGTCGCGCTCGGCGTAACCTTGGTGTTCTTCATCGTGTTCTTCAACGTCTATCAGGGCGTCAAGGAAGTCTCCAACACGGTGCTCGACAACGGCCGCATGCTTGGCATGAATGAACGGCAGCTGACGCGGCATGTGTACTGGCCGTCGGCGCTGTCGTGGATGTTTTCCTCGCTGCACACCTCGGTCGGCTTCGCCGTGGTCGGTGCCGTCGTCGGCGAGTATCTGGGGTCGGCGGCCGGCCTCGGCTATTTGATCCAGCAGGCCGAAGGCGTGTTCGACGTCGCCGCCGTGTTCGCCGGCATGTTCGTGCTGTCGGCGTTCGTCATTTTGATCGACATGGTGGTGACGGTGGTGGAACGGCGGCTGCTGGTCTGGCGGCCAACCGCGTCGGAGAGCCGGGGGTAG
- a CDS encoding cupin domain-containing protein, with product MNRIAISLSIAAAFAAGCGVTHLLRPAYAADVIAAQVIHTGDLEGDALSPANAGGMRNKTFVSVDGATISIQDGSPPKHLHANANEIQYILEGKGTIWLGDKEVQVKQGDLVIIPKGTPHGGTKPDGRTIKAIAIKTPPQAPDDTKLLN from the coding sequence ATGAATCGCATTGCCATCTCGCTGTCGATCGCCGCAGCCTTTGCCGCCGGTTGCGGCGTCACACATCTGCTGCGACCGGCTTACGCCGCCGACGTCATCGCGGCCCAGGTCATCCATACCGGCGATCTCGAAGGCGACGCGCTGTCGCCGGCCAACGCCGGCGGCATGCGCAACAAGACGTTCGTCTCGGTCGACGGCGCGACCATCTCGATCCAGGACGGCAGCCCGCCCAAGCATCTGCATGCCAACGCCAACGAGATTCAATACATCCTCGAAGGCAAGGGCACGATCTGGCTTGGCGACAAGGAAGTGCAGGTGAAGCAGGGCGATCTCGTCATCATCCCGAAGGGCACGCCGCATGGCGGCACCAAGCCCGACGGCCGTACCATCAAGGCGATCGCCATCAAGACCCCGCCGCAGGCGCCGGATGATACGAAGCTGCTGAACTGA
- a CDS encoding ABC transporter substrate-binding protein produces MKKMFGRLAGTLLALALTSGFAAAQSKITVAVGGGACLCYLPTVLAKQLGEFDKAGLNVELVDLKGGSDALKAVLGGSADVVSGYFDHCVNLAAKKQELVSFVVYDRYPGLVLVVSPSHTAEIKSIKDLAGKKVGVSAPGSSTDFFLKFLLKKNGLDPTSAAVIGVGLGATAVAAMEQGQIDAAVMLDPSVTVLQGSHKDLTILADTRTQKDTLALFGGEYPGGALYSTAAWVGSHEKDVQALTTAIVNTLTWIHSHSPEEIMAKMPEEMVGKNKELYLAALKNTIPMFSETGKMDPKGADAVLAVFSEGSPEVAKANIDVSKTWTNKFVDQVKKTTGMNAK; encoded by the coding sequence ATGAAGAAAATGTTTGGCCGGCTGGCCGGAACGCTGCTGGCGCTGGCGCTGACGTCGGGTTTTGCCGCAGCGCAGAGCAAGATCACGGTCGCGGTCGGGGGCGGCGCCTGCCTGTGCTACCTGCCGACGGTGCTGGCCAAGCAACTCGGCGAATTCGACAAGGCCGGCCTCAATGTCGAACTGGTCGACCTCAAGGGCGGCTCGGACGCGCTGAAAGCCGTGCTCGGCGGCAGCGCCGACGTGGTTTCCGGCTATTTCGACCATTGCGTCAATCTGGCCGCCAAGAAGCAGGAACTCGTGTCCTTCGTGGTCTATGACCGCTATCCCGGGTTGGTGCTGGTGGTGTCGCCGTCGCACACGGCGGAAATCAAATCGATCAAGGACCTCGCCGGCAAGAAGGTCGGCGTCAGCGCGCCGGGTTCCTCGACCGATTTCTTCCTGAAATTCCTGCTGAAGAAAAACGGCCTCGACCCGACCAGCGCGGCGGTCATCGGCGTCGGTCTCGGCGCCACCGCGGTGGCGGCGATGGAGCAGGGCCAGATCGATGCGGCCGTGATGCTCGATCCGTCGGTTACCGTGCTGCAGGGCAGTCACAAGGATCTCACCATTCTTGCCGATACCCGCACGCAGAAGGATACGCTGGCGCTGTTCGGCGGCGAATATCCGGGCGGTGCGCTGTATTCGACGGCGGCCTGGGTCGGCTCGCACGAAAAGGACGTGCAGGCCTTGACCACGGCCATCGTCAACACGCTGACCTGGATTCATTCGCATTCGCCGGAAGAGATCATGGCGAAAATGCCGGAGGAAATGGTCGGCAAGAACAAGGAGCTCTATCTCGCCGCATTGAAGAACACGATCCCGATGTTCTCGGAGACCGGCAAGATGGATCCCAAGGGCGCCGACGCGGTGCTCGCGGTGTTCAGCGAGGGCTCGCCTGAAGTCGCCAAGGCCAATATCGACGTCAGCAAGACCTGGACCAACAAGTTTGTCGATCAGGTCAAGAAGACCACCGGCATGAACGCCAAGTGA
- a CDS encoding ABC transporter substrate-binding protein, which produces MPVRNFARLLVGVSAAVAVLGMAVSAEAQEKKIKIGVIFDLTGPLAGGGSELQYTGVKIMLDHYAKTGVEGYKIETVYADAQSKPDIAINEAVRLLEQEKVDMLMGFFSSAQCVPVSARVDQMKKFMWITTCISSGVFDNKGYKYVFRPQAAGDQYGMMTTDFIAQYSKSKFGKEPKDLRVAIIHEDGAYGVDVSKGNEAGVKKAGFNLVLKEGYSATAPDLSALVTKLKRAKPDVIFHTGYNPDITLLFRQAREQGLKFGAIVGHGAGYGVYEKLKEGLGTDANYLFNTDPISIWLANQKTMDPKLPAVIKMVGEEFDKLKPGVAIRSAHVGIGASNAFVFLDDVLPRAIKKYGGVDPEALRKAALDTDIPEGGTMLGFGVKFFGEGTQMAGQNERSFPVVLQYIDDKSYVVWPKSQMQRETVLPLPKGTTFSDQ; this is translated from the coding sequence ATGCCGGTGCGCAATTTCGCACGCCTGCTCGTAGGGGTGTCGGCCGCTGTCGCGGTGCTGGGGATGGCGGTATCCGCCGAGGCTCAGGAAAAGAAAATCAAGATCGGCGTCATCTTCGACCTCACCGGCCCGCTCGCCGGCGGCGGTTCGGAACTGCAATATACCGGCGTCAAGATCATGCTCGACCATTACGCCAAGACCGGCGTCGAGGGTTACAAGATCGAGACGGTTTACGCCGACGCCCAGAGCAAGCCCGATATCGCTATCAACGAGGCGGTGCGCCTGCTGGAGCAGGAAAAGGTCGACATGCTGATGGGCTTCTTCTCGTCGGCGCAGTGCGTGCCGGTGTCGGCCCGCGTCGACCAGATGAAGAAATTCATGTGGATCACCACCTGCATTTCCTCCGGCGTGTTCGATAACAAGGGCTACAAATACGTCTTCCGTCCGCAGGCGGCCGGTGACCAGTACGGCATGATGACGACGGACTTCATCGCGCAGTATTCGAAATCGAAATTCGGCAAGGAGCCAAAGGATCTGCGCGTTGCCATCATTCACGAGGACGGCGCCTATGGCGTCGACGTCTCCAAGGGCAACGAGGCCGGCGTCAAGAAGGCCGGCTTCAACCTGGTGCTGAAGGAGGGTTATTCGGCGACCGCGCCCGATCTCTCGGCGCTGGTCACCAAGCTGAAGCGCGCCAAGCCTGACGTGATTTTCCACACCGGCTACAACCCCGACATCACGCTGCTGTTCCGGCAGGCGCGCGAACAGGGATTGAAGTTCGGTGCCATCGTCGGCCACGGCGCGGGCTATGGCGTGTACGAAAAGCTGAAGGAAGGTCTCGGCACCGACGCCAACTACCTCTTCAACACCGACCCGATCTCGATCTGGCTCGCCAACCAGAAGACCATGGATCCGAAGCTGCCGGCCGTGATCAAGATGGTCGGCGAGGAGTTCGACAAGCTGAAGCCAGGCGTCGCGATCCGTTCCGCGCATGTCGGTATCGGCGCTTCGAACGCCTTTGTCTTCCTCGACGACGTGCTGCCGCGCGCGATCAAGAAGTATGGCGGCGTCGATCCGGAAGCCTTGCGCAAGGCCGCGCTCGATACCGATATTCCTGAAGGCGGCACCATGCTCGGCTTTGGCGTCAAGTTCTTTGGCGAGGGTACCCAGATGGCCGGCCAGAACGAACGCTCGTTCCCGGTGGTGTTGCAGTACATTGACGACAAATCCTATGTCGTGTGGCCGAAGAGCCAGATGCAGCGCGAGACCGTGCTGCCTTTGCCGAAGGGGACCACGTTCAGCGACCAGTAG
- a CDS encoding ABC transporter ATP-binding protein, with protein MLTVDGLVKRFGGFTAVNSVSFRVEQGEILGLIGPNGSGKSTIFNMLSGTLIPTAGSIMFNGVELAGQAPHRIINGGVGRTFQIPRPFHRLTIFENVALAGYYGQGRHSRARAEEAAEKALGMVGLPTDRHASVDGLGAAGLKKLELAKALATGPKLLLADESLGGLDETEMDQAADMLRKIRDELGITIIWVEHIMGVLMRVVDRVMVLDHGEKISEGLPSEVAGDPRVIEVYLGTDADESQLAAGEARRRAGV; from the coding sequence GTGCTAACGGTAGACGGATTGGTGAAGCGCTTCGGCGGCTTCACCGCTGTTAACAGCGTGTCGTTTCGGGTCGAGCAGGGCGAGATTCTCGGCCTGATCGGCCCCAACGGCTCCGGCAAGAGCACGATCTTCAACATGCTGTCGGGCACACTGATCCCGACGGCAGGTTCGATCATGTTCAACGGCGTCGAACTCGCAGGCCAGGCGCCGCACCGCATCATCAACGGTGGCGTCGGCCGCACCTTCCAGATTCCGCGGCCGTTTCACCGGCTCACGATATTCGAGAACGTGGCGCTGGCCGGCTACTACGGCCAGGGCCGGCACAGCCGGGCCAGGGCCGAGGAAGCGGCGGAGAAAGCGCTTGGCATGGTCGGCCTGCCGACCGATCGCCATGCCAGCGTCGACGGGCTCGGCGCGGCCGGCCTGAAAAAGCTCGAACTGGCGAAGGCGCTGGCGACCGGCCCGAAACTTCTGCTCGCCGACGAAAGCCTCGGCGGGCTGGATGAGACCGAGATGGATCAGGCCGCCGACATGCTGCGCAAGATCCGCGACGAACTCGGCATCACCATCATCTGGGTCGAGCACATCATGGGCGTTTTGATGCGGGTGGTCGATCGCGTGATGGTGCTCGATCACGGCGAGAAGATTTCGGAGGGGTTGCCGAGCGAAGTGGCCGGCGATCCCAGGGTGATCGAGGTCTATCTCGGCACCGATGCCGACGAGAGCCAGCTCGCGGCCGGCGAAGCGCGCCGCCGGGCAGGGGTCTGA
- a CDS encoding ABC transporter ATP-binding protein, with product MLDLKSIDAGYGSFQALFDVSLEVKAGEAVGVIGPNGAGKTTLMRVISGLIRPTKGAIAMEGTDVLATPAHRIVDLGIAHVPENRRLFPRLSVDDNLKMGAYMPGARARYAERLEFVFDLFPRMKERRGQLAGTMSGGEQQMCAIGRALMSDPKLLLLDEPSAGLAPVVVQQVFELVKRIRAGGLTVLIVEQNVQQVLKVVDRAYLLEAGSIRASGTSAEMLSTDSIKQAYLGV from the coding sequence ATGCTCGACCTTAAATCAATCGATGCAGGCTACGGCAGCTTTCAGGCGCTGTTCGACGTGTCGCTCGAGGTCAAGGCGGGCGAAGCGGTCGGCGTGATCGGCCCCAACGGCGCCGGCAAGACCACGTTGATGCGGGTGATCTCCGGTCTGATCCGGCCTACCAAAGGCGCGATTGCGATGGAGGGTACCGATGTGCTGGCGACGCCGGCGCATCGCATCGTCGACCTCGGCATCGCCCATGTGCCGGAAAACCGCCGGCTGTTTCCGCGGCTCTCGGTCGACGACAATCTGAAAATGGGCGCCTACATGCCCGGCGCGCGCGCGCGATATGCCGAGCGGCTGGAATTCGTATTCGACCTGTTTCCGCGCATGAAGGAACGGCGCGGCCAGCTGGCCGGCACCATGTCGGGCGGCGAGCAGCAGATGTGCGCGATCGGCCGCGCGCTGATGTCGGATCCGAAATTGCTGCTGCTCGACGAGCCGTCGGCGGGGCTCGCGCCCGTCGTGGTGCAGCAGGTGTTCGAACTGGTCAAACGTATCAGGGCCGGCGGGCTGACGGTGCTGATCGTCGAGCAGAACGTGCAGCAGGTGCTGAAAGTGGTCGATCGCGCCTATCTGCTCGAGGCAGGCTCCATTCGCGCATCGGGCACGTCGGCCGAGATGCTGTCGACCGACAGCATCAAGCAGGCATATCTCGGGGTCTAG
- a CDS encoding branched-chain amino acid ABC transporter permease has protein sequence MQAFLDIFDIYLLEAVVNGILLGGVLAVLALGLNLIFGVIDVTWICYAELVMIGMYGMYYLVQVFHFPYWAAAPLTIMLVAALGAALHYIVIAPLLTAPPINQLLATGGVLFILQSFATVAFGIDFRNLGIRLPVLAFGEMHFSYARLLSFGAALVGMIAVYLFMKRTYTGTAIRAIAQDRQIMSLMGVDTKRIYLITSAIGGGLAGLAACLLVLQYDVHPFVGLSFGPITFLICVLGGLGNFIGGFIAAFVFAEIISLGGLFSDLEWGYVLAFAFFIVMMFIRPAGLFARRS, from the coding sequence ATGCAGGCGTTTCTGGACATCTTTGACATCTACCTGCTGGAGGCCGTGGTCAACGGCATCCTGCTCGGCGGGGTGCTGGCGGTATTGGCGCTCGGGCTCAATCTGATCTTCGGCGTCATCGACGTGACCTGGATCTGCTACGCCGAACTCGTCATGATCGGCATGTACGGGATGTATTATCTCGTGCAGGTGTTCCACTTTCCCTACTGGGCGGCGGCGCCGCTGACCATCATGCTGGTGGCGGCGCTGGGCGCAGCGCTGCACTACATCGTCATCGCACCGCTCTTGACCGCGCCGCCGATCAACCAGTTGCTCGCCACCGGTGGCGTGCTGTTCATCCTGCAGAGCTTTGCCACCGTCGCCTTCGGCATCGACTTCCGCAATCTCGGCATCCGCCTGCCGGTGCTGGCGTTCGGCGAGATGCATTTCAGCTACGCGCGATTGTTGTCGTTTGGTGCCGCTCTGGTTGGCATGATCGCGGTCTACCTGTTCATGAAGCGCACCTATACCGGCACGGCCATTCGCGCCATCGCGCAGGACCGCCAGATCATGTCGCTGATGGGGGTCGATACCAAGCGTATCTACCTCATCACCTCGGCGATCGGCGGCGGGCTCGCGGGCTTGGCCGCCTGCCTGCTGGTGCTGCAATACGACGTGCATCCCTTTGTCGGGCTGTCGTTCGGGCCGATCACCTTCCTGATCTGCGTGCTCGGGGGGCTCGGCAATTTCATCGGCGGCTTCATCGCGGCGTTCGTGTTTGCCGAGATCATCTCGCTGGGCGGGCTGTTTTCGGACCTCGAATGGGGCTACGTACTCGCCTTCGCCTTCTTCATCGTCATGATGTTCATCCGGCCCGCGGGCCTGTTTGCGAGGCGCTCGTGA